The following proteins come from a genomic window of Nicotiana tomentosiformis chromosome 12, ASM39032v3, whole genome shotgun sequence:
- the LOC138902763 gene encoding uncharacterized protein: MHKTLRVMRATETEGVELAGYRLKGVAYSWFEMWQDSREKGSPPASWSEFADAFKDHFLPVETREARAVEFENLNQGSRSVWEYHMEFAHLSKYAIHMIEARVRRFVEGVSPLFINEAATTALNLDMNYGKMIACAQATKDRKLKNRREREGTSKARSTGNPGDSFGG, encoded by the coding sequence atgcataagactctccgagttatgcgcgctactgagacagagggagtggagttggccggctaccgcctgaaaggggtggcctattcttggttcgAGATGTGGCAGGACTCTCGGGAgaaggggagccctccagcgagttggagtgagtttgctgacgCTTTCAAGGACCATTTCTTGCCGGTCGAGACTAGGGAAGCTCGTGCCGTAGAGTTTGAAAACCTTAATCAAGGAAgtaggagtgtgtgggagtatcacatggagtttgcacatctgtcaaaatatgctattcacatgaTAGAAGCCAGAgtgcgtcgatttgtggagggcgtTAGCCCTTTgtttattaatgaggctgctacaactgccttgaatttagatatgaactatgggaaaatgATAGCATGTGCTCAAGCTACAAAGGACCGTAAGTTGAAGAATAGaagggagcgagagggtaccagcaaggcccggtccacgGGCAACCCTGGAGATTCATTTGGTGGTTGA